One stretch of Carassius gibelio isolate Cgi1373 ecotype wild population from Czech Republic chromosome B1, carGib1.2-hapl.c, whole genome shotgun sequence DNA includes these proteins:
- the herc56.1 gene encoding probable E3 ubiquitin-protein ligase HERC4 — MLCFWGAQVREGFELVKPDQVRHGKCGIQSVCPRTAVQDMSAGRSFAGFIRDGKVSVLRLRSEDYNHDGKLKQLQLKYKIIQIVCGGDGAVLFVDGGNVLIMDKSTVCKPLKGLENRQVIQIACGDHHSMALTKDGQVFVWGENSHGQLGLRKDHPGSPSAQHVQSLSGVPLAQISAGGDHSFVLSLSGVVFGWGKNSAGQLGLGDTTDRHVPTVVNSLNGKKTVSISCGGEHTATLSKGGTVFTFGSGGSGQLGHKSFRDEHHPRVVAELWGSEVSQVTCGRHHTLVSVASSKLIYSFGCGTQGQLGNGEIINKSVPYPVDLSTECNDEYTIEKLIAGENHSFVLSFKEPGNESKPIPSRGILTLDDRMIGRWLSGSEPWKIIKKDINKVFSSAASLNGSFLKTSCDQHYQTSVDHCGLDFDLVKTSFAKISKNESLISEIVKVVQQTLLPSLNPNPVGEESLRVYLLLPELIRRLKKQQRTELTEALASKILQLDPDSLKVLEKYWSRLPDGWLKGLVKLFKKASAYLIGRIAADTMNLDIQTRLPKFVQILQMVYQVCCSANRSITKSDFIINEINDLLDVLQTINDDMLNNRVMLHLTGQIQALIDQQNFSDAVLKNLISLPCIFNLEAKCSYMKNRAWKGCFPLTLRRTALLEDSFSQLRMVPQQQLQEFCLSVFYTEDMKRTDVNKRDFFHNVFEELCAPESLMFMYNDNQTMSWFPAQLSVEKEKYFLFGILCALAFNNNSVVHLPFPLALFKKLLNVKPSLKDLIEFDSVLGKSLQYILNYSEEVEEMEMIYTIVWQGIEVELDPAEPGKKVTNSNREDFVDKYVDHILNKSVEEVFEEFKRGFFKACDRCILEMFEPEELRGVLVGNEEYDWDILKQNTTYEGSFYAEHPTIISFWEVFDELTSNEKKAFLLFLTGFEKVPILGMSAVKMRVRPLFIFTQDHLPEALTCHALLELPVYQNKETLKTKLIEAINHKRGFWEE, encoded by the exons ATGTTGTGTTTTTGGGGAGCGCAGGTCAGAGAGGGGTTTGAGCTGGTGAAGCCTGACCAAGTCAGACATGGCAAGTGTGGAATACAGTCTGTGTGTCCGAGAACAGCAGTTCAGGACATGTCAGCTGGAAGGAGTTTTGCTGGATTTATCCGGGATGGGAAGGTCTCGGTCCTGAGATTGCGCAGTGAAGACTATAATCATGATGGAAAACTAA AGCAACTACAGCTAAAGTATAAAATCATACAGATTGTGTGTGGAGGAGATGGTGCAGTACTTTTTGTTGATGGAGGAAATGTTCTCATTATGGACAAATCTACTGTGTGCAA GCCTCTCAAAGGTCTGGAAAATAGGCAGGTGATTCAGATCGCATGTGGAGACCATCATTCAATGGCACTAACTAAGG ATGGTCAGGTGTTCGTATGGGGGGAGAACTCTCACGGTCAGCTGGGTTTGAGGAAAGATCATCCCGGCTCTCCGTCTGCTCAACATGTTCAGAGTCTGAGTGGGGTCCCGCTGGCTCAGATCAGTGCTGGAGGAGACCACAGCTTTGTGTTGTCTCTCTCTGGAGTCGTGTTTGGATGGGGAAAGAACTCTGCTGGACAGCTGGGCCTCGGAGACACCACAG ACAGACACGTCCCTACGGTTGTAAATAGTCTGAATGGGAAGAAAACTGTGTCCATCTCATGTGGAGGTGAACACACTGCCACTTTATCAAAG gGTGGCACAGTGTTCACATTTGGATCCGGAGGCTCTGGTCAGCTTGGGCACAAATCATTTAGAGATGAGCATCATCCGCGGGTGGTTGCTGAACTGTGGGGATCTGAAGTGTCACAGGTCACGTGTGGGAG ACATCACACACTCGTATCAGTCGCATCGTCAAAGCTGATCTACTCATTTGGATGTGGGACACAAGGGCAGCTGGGAAACGGAGAAATTATCAATAAGTCTGTGCCTTACCCTGTGGATCTGTCAACTG AATGTAATGATGAATATACGATTGAAAAACTCATTGCTGGGGAGAATCATTCCTTTGTCTTGTCTTTCAAG gaaCCTGGGAATGAGTCTAAACCAATTCCAAGCAGAGGGATTTTGACATTAGATGACAGAATGATTGGCCGATGGCTATCTGGAAGTGAACCATGGAAAATTATAAAGAA GGATATAAACAAAGTATTCTCGTCTGCTGCCTCTCTGAATGGTAGCTTCCTCAAAACAAG TTGCGACCAACATTATCAGACATCTGTGGATCATTGTGGTTTGGATTTTGATCTGGTAAAAACATCCTTTGCAAAGATATCAAAGAATGAAAGCTTGATATCAGAG ATAGTGAAAGTGGTTCAGCAGACTCTGCTGCCGTCTCTGAATCCTAATCCAGTTGGTGAGGAATCGCTGAGAGTTTATCTTCTCCTCCCTGAGCTCATCAGACGTCTCAAGAAACAACAACGAACCGAACTCACTGAAGCTCTGGCCTCCAAAATCCTTCAGCTGGATCCGGATTCTCTCAAGGTGTTAG AGAAGTACTGGTCCAGACTCCCTGATGGCTGGCTCAAAGGCCTGgtgaagttatttaaaaaagcttcAGCTTATTTGATTGGCAGGATTGCTGCTGACACTATGAACTTGGACATACAAACACGCCTGCCGAAATTTGTGCAGATCCTTCAGATGGTCTATCAG GTCTGCTGCAGTGCCAACAGAAGCATCACAAAGAGTGATTTCATTATTAATGAGATCAATGATCTACTAGATGTG CTGCAAACCATCAATGACGATATGCTTAACAACCGGGTGATGTTGCACTTGACCGGACAAATCCAAGCATTGATAGACCAGCAAAACTTCAGCGAT GCAGTCCTAAAAAATCTTATATCACTTCCATGCATCTTTAACCTGGAGGCCAAATGTAGCTATATGAAGAACAGAGCATGGAAG GGTTGTTTTCCGCTGACCCTGAGACGCACAGCGCTGCTGGAGGACAGTTTCTCTCAGCTGAGAATGGTTCCTCAGCAACAACTCCAAGAATTTTGTCTGTCG GTGTTTTACACTGAGGATATGAAAAGAACAGATGTCAACAAGAGGGACTTTTTTCACAACGTGTTTGAAGAGCTTTGTGCACCGGAGTCTCTGATGTTTATGTACAATGATAACCAAACTATGAGCTGGTTCCCAGCACAG CTCAGCGTGGAGAAGGAGAAGTACTTCCTGTTTGGGATTCTGTGTGCCTTGGCCTTCAACAACAACTCTGTAGTGCATCTGCCTTTTCCTTTAGCCTTGTTCAAGAAACTTCTCAATGTCAAACCATCTCTTAAAGACTTGATAGAGTTTGATTCAGTTCTTGGCAA GAGTTTGCAGTACATCCTAAACTACAGCGAGGAGGTTGAGGAAATGGAGATGATCTACACG ATCGTATGGCAAGGAATAGAAGTCGAACTGGATCCAGCTGAGCCAGGAAAAAAAGTTACTAATTCTAACAG AGAAGACTTTGTGGACAAGTATGTGGATCATATCCTGAATAAATCAGTGGAGGAAGTGTTTGAAGAATTCAAGAGGGGCTTCTTCAAAGCATGTGACCGTTGCATACTAGAGATGTTTGAACCGGAGGAGCTGAGAGGAGTGCTGGTGGGCAATGAGGAATATGACTGGGACATACTCAAACAG aaCACTACATATGAAGGATCATTTTATGCTGAGCATCCAACCATCATCTCATTCTGGGAGGTGTTTGATGAACTGACATCAAATGAGAAGAAGGCCTTTCTGT TGTTCTTGACAGGGTTCGAGAAAGTGCCCATTCTGGGTATGAGTGCGGTGAAGATGAGAGTGAGACCCCTGTTCATCTTTACTCAGGACCATCTACCAGAGGCCCTCACCTGCCATGCTCTTTTAGAGCTTCCTGTTTATCAGAACAAGGAAACGCTAAAGACTAAACTCATTGAAGCCATCAACCACAAGAGGGGCTTCTGGGAAGAATGA